A part of Plasmodium sp. gorilla clade G2 genome assembly, chromosome: 8 genomic DNA contains:
- a CDS encoding histone acetyltransferase subunit NuA4, putative, translated as MKHKVKRDIMKCKKKLESSIKALEDKILRLESEYHKNCNVNGGNLIKGWESNLRKTPLEPLSFRTFRDDYGDSYVERMLSLTSCTSPATSLFPSEDTIREKRKM; from the coding sequence atgaaacataAGGTTAAACGTGATATAatgaaatgtaaaaaaaagcTGGAAAGTTCTATAAAAGCTTTAGAAGATAAAATTTTAAGACTAGAATCAGAATATCATAAGAATTGTAATGTTAATGGAGGGAATTTAATAAAAGGATGGGAAAGCAATTTAAGAAAAACACCATTAGAACCTTTAAGTTTTAGAACTTTTAGAGATGACTATGGAGATTCATATGTTGAAAGAATGTTATCATTAACATCATGTACATCTCCTGCTACATCTTTATTTCCAAGTGAAGATACAATAAGAGAAAAACGTAAAATGTAA